ATAGCTTTAACATCTTCGAAATCTAGGTTTTGTTCGCCCGGAATAGATATTAATTCGGCAATACTCTTGGCTGCTGTTGCCAAAATACTATCAGCCTGATTGTAGTGTACTCGCATTTCCACATCTTCGTCGAGATTTAGTATTTTGTCGTTATCAATAACTATGTACGAATCTACATGCTTAATCAGTTCGGCAAGACCTTCCTGTGCCTGAAGGTCTTTTCTTCTTCCTTCAACTGCAAAAGGCTTTGTAACTATAGCAATGGTAAGTATTCCTAATTCCTTAGCTATTTGGGCAATAACCGGAGAAGCTCCCGTACCTGTACCACCGCCCATTCCTGCTGTAATGAACAACATACAAGTGTTTTCTTTTAACTTTTCTCTGATTTTATCGGATGCTAAAATGGCTGCCTCACGACCGTTAACCGGATTCATTCCGGCTCCCCTACCTGTTTGTCCTAACGAAATTTTATTAGGCACAGGACTCCTGTACAATGCTTGTGCATCGGTATCGCAAATAAATACATCAACGCCCTTAACGCCTTGTGTAAACAAGTAATTTGCAGCATTGCCGCCGCCACCGCCTACTCCAAACACTTTAATTATAGGACTTAGTTCATCTGGTCTTTCGAAGTTTAACATGTTTTCCATTTCCTTATTATTTATTACTGATTATTACCTTGATTTTAATATTTATTGTGTTTCCCAAAGAAATCCATTACAGTTTTCGTTAACGACGGTTTTTTACGGGATTTTGTTTTTTCGTCATCATTTTCATCATCGGCTTCTTCTGCATCGGAACCGCCGCTTTTATCTTTTGATGCTAACAAAATAAGCCCAATCGCCGTCGAATACATTGGATTATTAATATCCTTATCGTTGTCGGAAGCCAAATAAGCACTCGGATAGCCTATTCGAGAGTTCAGTCCGGTTACAAACTGCGATAAATGGCAAATATTAGCCAACAAAGAGCCTCCGCCGGTTATCACAATTCCTGCCAAAAGTTCATTTTCCAAACCCGATTGCTCAATAGCGGCTTTTACATCTATAAATATTTCTTTTGCTCTGGCACTTATTATTTCAGCCAACGCTTTTTGGGTTATTTCTTTGCCAGGACCTCCGTTTATTCCTTCAATTCCAATAACAACATTATTGCTTATTTCGTCGCAAATAGCCGACCCATACTTTACTTTTAACCTCTCGGCAGTATCGTTAACAACTTGACAACCGTAGGCAACATCGTTTGTTATGCTGCTTCCCGCAAAAGGTATTACAGATGTATGCGCTATGGCTCCGTTTTTAAAAATGGCTATGTCGGTTGTACCACCGCCAATATCAACCAAAACAACTCCGGCTTCTTTCTCTTGATCGGTAAGGACTGCTGCCGATGACGCATGTGGCTGCATAAACAAATTTTGAATTACACAACCCGATGCCTCTACACATTTCCTGATATTATTGGTAGCTGCGGTTTTGCCTATTACTACGTGAAAATATCCTGTAATTTGGTGACCCTGAATGCCAACAGGACGCAAAATATCGGAATTTTCGTCAATTGTGTAGTGTTGGGGCATAACCACAATTATTTCGTATCCGGGCTCCATAGGCAAGTTGTAAATGCTTTTAATAAAAACTTCTATCTCGTTTTCGCTTATCAATTCGGAAGGATTGGGACGTATAGTTGTAGCTACGTGCTGAAAACTTCTGATGTGCTGTCCGGCAATTCCTATGTTTACAGTACGAATATCAACGTTGGAGATATTGCTTGCTTCGGCTAGACCCTTTTTTATAGAATCGATGGTGTCTAACTGATTAAGCACTTCGCCTCTTGTCAATCCTATGGAACTAACCTTTGAATATCCGTAAATGTCTAATTTACCGTTAGGATTTTTAGCACCAACTACTACAGCTATCTTTGTTGTTCCTATATCTAAGCCAATTATTATTTCGGGGTTCTCTTTTTCCATTGCTTTATATATTATTAATTACATACTATTTGATTATCGAAATTTAAATTTATTACTTCGTATTTATCCCACCCTATTGATGGTAACGCTTTTTGGTAAAACACTTTGAGTCTTGCGAATTTGTTCATCGTATTGGTGGTATCGCCAAATTCAACAATATGGTTTCCAACCTTGGTTACAAGCGACATCTCGTTGTTCGGTTTAAGAATTACTTGTTCTATCAAGGATTTTAACACTTCATCTTTTGAAACAAAATCGGCAATACTATAGCACGAAATTATGCCGCTTATCGATTTGTCAACTTGATTGCCCGATTCGTACACGCTGAATATGTTTTCATTATCCAACAA
The sequence above is a segment of the Lentimicrobiaceae bacterium genome. Coding sequences within it:
- the ftsA gene encoding cell division protein FtsA is translated as MEKENPEIIIGLDIGTTKIAVVVGAKNPNGKLDIYGYSKVSSIGLTRGEVLNQLDTIDSIKKGLAEASNISNVDIRTVNIGIAGQHIRSFQHVATTIRPNPSELISENEIEVFIKSIYNLPMEPGYEIIVVMPQHYTIDENSDILRPVGIQGHQITGYFHVVIGKTAATNNIRKCVEASGCVIQNLFMQPHASSAAVLTDQEKEAGVVLVDIGGGTTDIAIFKNGAIAHTSVIPFAGSSITNDVAYGCQVVNDTAERLKVKYGSAICDEISNNVVIGIEGINGGPGKEITQKALAEIISARAKEIFIDVKAAIEQSGLENELLAGIVITGGGSLLANICHLSQFVTGLNSRIGYPSAYLASDNDKDINNPMYSTAIGLILLASKDKSGGSDAEEADDENDDEKTKSRKKPSLTKTVMDFFGKHNKY